GCGAGGGCCGCGAGGTCGAGGGCCGAGGCGGGCACGGCGTAGAGGCCGAGCAGATCCCGGTAGTCCTCCTCGCGCTCGCCGACGCGCGGCAGGGGGATGCCGAGCACCGGGCTCACGACGGCGACCGCCCCGAGCCGGCCCCACTCGCCGAGCAGCCGCTCGCGCAGCGCGGCGAGCCGCTCGCGGCTCGCGCGATAGCGCTCGAGCGGGATCCCCTGCGTGCCGGCGAGCTTCGCGGCCACGTTCGGATCGTAGTCGCCCGCCAGACGCGGGTAGGTGGCCTGGTGCGCACGGGCGATCTCGGCGCGGAAGGCGGGCCAGAACGCCGCCTCGATCTCGTCGAGCGGCAACTCCACCCGCACCGTCTGCACGCCGAGCCCCTCGAGGATGCGCAGCGCGGCGGGGTCGGGATCGCCGCAGACGCCCACGCGGAGCGGCGCCCCGCTCCCGCCGCCCGCAGGGTCGTCCTGTCGACCGCCTGCCGCGCCCGCCCGCGCGAGCGGCCCGCCCGGGCTGCTCGCCCGCTCGGAGAGCGCGCGCCAGGCCTCGGCCACGAGGGAGACGCTCGCGGCCATCGGCCCGACGGTGTCGAACGACGGGCACAGCGGCTGCACCCCTGCGAGGTCGAGCGACCCGTTGCGGGGCCGGAGGCCGACGACGCCCGTGCAGGCCGCGGGGATGCGGATCGAGCCCGCCGTGTCGGTGCCGAGGGCGAGCTCGGCGATGCCCGCCGCGACCGCCGCCGCGCTGCCGCCCGAGGATCCGCCCGGGATCCGATCCGGGAACCGCGGGTTCGGCACCCGGCCGTGCCAGGGGTTGTCGCTGCTCACCCCGTACGCGAACTCGTGCAGGTTCACCTTTGCGACAGGCCGCGCGCCCGCGCTCGCGAGCGCGGCGACCGTCGGGGCGGTCGCGAGCGCGGGTTCGTGGCCGCAGATGCGGGATCCGCCCGTCGTCGGGGCGCCCGCGACGTCGATGTTGTCCTTCACCGCGAGGCGCAGGCCCCGCAGCGCGCCGTCCCCCGTCTCGGTCCCCGACAGCTCGGTGATCACGATGCCCGCAGGCGCAGCCGTTCCGTTCACGCGCAC
The genomic region above belongs to Leucobacter muris and contains:
- a CDS encoding amidase, yielding MNGTAAPAGIVITELSGTETGDGALRGLRLAVKDNIDVAGAPTTGGSRICGHEPALATAPTVAALASAGARPVAKVNLHEFAYGVSSDNPWHGRVPNPRFPDRIPGGSSGGSAAAVAAGIAELALGTDTAGSIRIPAACTGVVGLRPRNGSLDLAGVQPLCPSFDTVGPMAASVSLVAEAWRALSERASSPGGPLARAGAAGGRQDDPAGGGSGAPLRVGVCGDPDPAALRILEGLGVQTVRVELPLDEIEAAFWPAFRAEIARAHQATYPRLAGDYDPNVAAKLAGTQGIPLERYRASRERLAALRERLLGEWGRLGAVAVVSPVLGIPLPRVGEREEDYRDLLGLYAVPASALDLAALAVGDLQIMARSEREALDLGLSLERAGLTPVAPRLG